In Diaphorobacter ruginosibacter, the genomic stretch CTGCACCGACCCCAGCGCCAGCCCCAGCAGCACCGAGCAGGTGCCCAGCAGGAACGCGGTGGGCATCAAGGGATAGACAGCGAACAGCAGTGCGGTGATGGCCATGGCCCAGCACAGCACGGTGGCCTCGCGCAGGCGCTCCGCGATGAACGGCATCAGCACGCGGATCAGTGCGGCGGCCAACGCGAATATTCCGAGAATCGTGCCGATGACGGAGGCGGACAGCCCGCGCTCGTGTCCCAGCAGAGGGACGACGAAAGTATGCACGTCCCAGCAGGAAGACAGCAGCCAGTTGAGGATCAGCAGCCGCCGGAAGTTGGGTTCGCCGAGCAGATCCCACGCCTTGCGTCCCCGGCCATCGTCGGCCGCAATCACCGGCGGCAGTTCCTGCGCATGGCGCACCCACAGCCAGGTCAGCAGCGCGGTCACCATCATCATCGCGAAGGCGGCGCGGTAGCCGTCCGTGCTTCCCGCAGAGCTGCCCGCGTGGTCGATCAGCAGGCCCGCAAAGAACGGACCGATGAAGTTCGACACGGCAGGCCCGATGGCCAGCCAGCTGAACACCTGGCGCAGTTGCGTGGCGTCGTGCGCGGCGCGGCCCACATGCCGCTGCAGCGCGATCGTGGCCGTGCCGGTGGCCGCGCCCGTGCACAGCGCTGCAAAGCACAGCGCGGCATAGACCGGGAAGGCCAGCGCGGTCGCGCACCCCACGGCGGCAACGATCACCGCATACTTCACGGGCCGCCTCAGGCCATGCCGGTCCGCGTAGCGCCCTGCCGGCAGCGCGAGAAACACCTGCGTCAATGCGAAGAGCGCCAGCAGCATGCCGACGGCCACCGCGCTGTAGCCCTCGCGCAGCGCGAGCAGCGGCGCGGCCATGCGCATGCCGGTCATGCTGGCGTGGATGCAGATCTGTCCTGCGATGAGACGCGCGAGCGCAAGATTCACGTCAACCGCCCTCACCGCCCGGCAGCAATCCGCCGCCCGCCTCATCGGATTCGTCGGCGAGAGGGCTCGCCCCTTCTTGCGGCCCTGGGAGCTCCTGCACCGATCGCAGCCTGCGCTGGATGGCTCGCGTGCGCACATCGACCTGATCGAACTTGCGCGCCGCGGCCTCGATCGACTTGCGCGTCGCATCCACCACCGCGCCAAAGTTCTGGAACTCC encodes the following:
- a CDS encoding MFS transporter gives rise to the protein MNLALARLIAGQICIHASMTGMRMAAPLLALREGYSAVAVGMLLALFALTQVFLALPAGRYADRHGLRRPVKYAVIVAAVGCATALAFPVYAALCFAALCTGAATGTATIALQRHVGRAAHDATQLRQVFSWLAIGPAVSNFIGPFFAGLLIDHAGSSAGSTDGYRAAFAMMMVTALLTWLWVRHAQELPPVIAADDGRGRKAWDLLGEPNFRRLLILNWLLSSCWDVHTFVVPLLGHERGLSASVIGTILGIFALAAALIRVLMPFIAERLREATVLCWAMAITALLFAVYPLMPTAFLLGTCSVLLGLALGSVQPMIMSMLHQLTPPERHGEALGLRLMAINGSSVLMPVIFGYAGALVGVAGLFWIVGAAVGSGSRIAWKMRGVEASGHAH